CATGGCCGTGTAGTGCAGGACCACGTGCGTGGGCCACAGCCCATCCCGGCGCGGTCCGCAATTTGGTGAGGGGTGGTCCCGAAGGATCAGTTGCCAGCCGCCCGACGGAACGGGGCCGGATCCCAGCCGCAGGCATAGCCGTCGCCATCCGGATCAAGGCCTTGCCGGTCCCTCTCGGGGCCTCCACGTGCCAGAAAGTCGATCTGCGCCTCGTCGGACGAACTGTAGGCCGCGCAGTTGCGCTCGAACTTTGCGGTTGCGTTCACGCTGAACCGGCGATGCACCCGCGTGCCGACCGGATGGCGGGTCTGCAGCGCATATTGCACGACATTGGGCTGCGCAGTGCCTGCCCGGGACGGCAATGCCGTGGGCTGCACAACCTGATATTGCTGCCGGTTGGCTTCCAGCCGCGCCGCGTCGCTTTCGATGGATTGACGCGACGACACGGCGTCAAAGTTGTTTTCGTCGGAAATCCCCGGATTGTTGAGAATCACGGGCGCCGCATTTGACGGGCTCGCATTGACCACGTCCTGGCCCGAGTTGGCGCGGGCTGCAGCCGCGTCATTGCTGGCCGCAATCTGCGCCAGTTCCGCATCCAGACCGGCCGGATTCGACACCGCGCGGGGGGCCGACCGGGCCTGCGTGGCCTGGCCCTGCGTCACCGGTGTGGCCGACGCCACACGCGTTTGCGCCCCGGCCGATGCCGGTGGCAGCGATTGCGTCCCCACGGGCGGCGGGGCCTCTACCCCCGCGCCCGCCAGTTGCGCATCCCGCGCCTCGCGCGCGGCCAGCGTGTTGGGATTGTCAAAGCCGACCCCCCGGCCCGGATCGACAAACCCGCCCGGGTTGCTGTCCGGGATCGCGGGCTGGCACGCGGCCAGACCGACCACGGCGCCCAGCACCAGAAAACTGCGGAAACTCTTCATCTGCTCAGCCCTTTTTGGGTTTGTCGGCCCAGATTACCACCATTTCGCCGGTTTTGCCACAAAGCCCGCCCGGGCCTCCAGCGCATAAGCGGTGTTCAGCAAATCCCCCTCTTCCCACGGGCGGCCAATCAGTTGCAGGCCCAGGGGCAACCCCTGCGCGTCTGTCCCCGCGGGAACAGCAATGCCCGGCAGGCCCGCCATGTTCACGGTCACGGTAAACACGTCGTTCAGATACATCTGCACCGGATCATCCGACGCCTCGCCCAGACCAAAGGCGGCAGAGGGTGTCGCAGGCGTCAGGATCGCGTCGATCCCTTGCGCAAACACATCCTCAAAGTCCCTCTTGATCAGCGTCCGCACCTTGCGCGCACGGTTGTAATACGCGTCATAGAACCCCGCCGACAGGACATAGGTGCCAATCATCACGCGCCGCTTCACCTCGTCACCGAACCCCTCGGCGCGGGTCTTTTCGTACATCTCGGTGATGCCGTCGCCCTGGCTCAGCGCGGCCCGGTGACCATAGCGCACCCCGTCATAACGGGCGAGGTTTGACGACGCCTCCGCCGGCGCAATCACATAATAGGCAGGCAGCGCATATTTCGTGTGGGGCAACGAGATATCGACAATCTCCGCCCCCGCATCGGCCAGCATCTCGCGGCCCTGCGCCCACAAGGCTTCGATCTCGTCCGGCATCCCGTCCATGCGGTACTCCTTCGGAATACCGATCTTCTTGCCCCTGATGTCGCCGGTCAGCATGGCCTCGAAATTCGGCACGGGCAGGTCGGCAGACGTCGAATCCTTCGGATCATGGCTGCACATCGCCTCCAGCATGATGGCCGCATCGCGCACCGACTTGGTCATCGGCCCCGCCTGATCCAGGGACGAGGCAAAGGCCACCACCCCCCAGCGCGAGCAGCGCCCATAGGTCGGCTTGATGCCCGTGATGCCGGTAAAGGCCGCAGGCTGGCGGATCGAGCCACCGGTATCGGTGCCGGTCGCGGCCAGACACAGATCGGCGGCCACGGCGGACGCGGACCCGCCGGACGATCCACCGGGGGTCAGGGCGGCCTCGTCATTGCCGCGCCGCCACGGGTTCACCGCATTGCCATAAACAGACGTCTCGTTGGACGACCCCATGGCGAACTCATCCATGTTCAGCTTGCCCAGCATGACGGCACCCGCCTCCAGCAGGTTGCCGCTGACGGTGCTCTCATATTCCGGCAGGAACCCTTCCAGAATACGGCTCCCGGCCTGGCTCGGCACACCCTTGGTACAGAACAGGTCCTTGATGCCGATGGGCAGACCACACATGTCGGGCGCATCCCCGGCCTGGATCCGCGCATCCGCCGCCTTCGCCTGATCGCGCGCAATCTCTGGCGTGTTGTGGACAAAGGCGTTCAGCGCCCCGGCCCCGTCGATCTCGGTCAGGCAGGCTTCGGTCAACTCGACAGATGTCACGTCACCCGCACGCAGCGCATCCCGGGCCTCTGCCAGCCCCAGCTTG
This DNA window, taken from uncultured Tateyamaria sp., encodes the following:
- the gatA gene encoding Asp-tRNA(Asn)/Glu-tRNA(Gln) amidotransferase subunit GatA codes for the protein MAELNKLGLAEARDALRAGDVTSVELTEACLTEIDGAGALNAFVHNTPEIARDQAKAADARIQAGDAPDMCGLPIGIKDLFCTKGVPSQAGSRILEGFLPEYESTVSGNLLEAGAVMLGKLNMDEFAMGSSNETSVYGNAVNPWRRGNDEAALTPGGSSGGSASAVAADLCLAATGTDTGGSIRQPAAFTGITGIKPTYGRCSRWGVVAFASSLDQAGPMTKSVRDAAIMLEAMCSHDPKDSTSADLPVPNFEAMLTGDIRGKKIGIPKEYRMDGMPDEIEALWAQGREMLADAGAEIVDISLPHTKYALPAYYVIAPAEASSNLARYDGVRYGHRAALSQGDGITEMYEKTRAEGFGDEVKRRVMIGTYVLSAGFYDAYYNRARKVRTLIKRDFEDVFAQGIDAILTPATPSAAFGLGEASDDPVQMYLNDVFTVTVNMAGLPGIAVPAGTDAQGLPLGLQLIGRPWEEGDLLNTAYALEARAGFVAKPAKWW